A genomic segment from Myxocyprinus asiaticus isolate MX2 ecotype Aquarium Trade chromosome 36, UBuf_Myxa_2, whole genome shotgun sequence encodes:
- the LOC127427330 gene encoding BCL2/adenovirus E1B 19 kDa protein-interacting protein 3-like: MSSETQSVPEENIQGSWVELHFNNGGSNTPKGAAEEQSGSTAPGGDLEKMLLDAQHESGRSSSRGSLPCDSPPRSQTPLHLRRGSEIHSSGEKNSSQSEEDYLERRKEVEILMKKNADWIWDWSSRPENLPPKEFLLRHPKRSSTLSIRNTSMMKKGGIFSAEFLKVFLPSLVLSHILAVGLGVYIGRRLTTSGTF; encoded by the exons ATGTCGAGCGAGACACAAAGTGTACCCGAAGAAAACATTCAGG GTTCGTGGGTGGAGCTGCATTTTAATAATGGAGGCAGCAACACGCCTAAAGGAGCTGCAGAGGAACAGTCTGGTAGTACCGCTCCAGGCGGAGATCTGGAGAAAATGCTGCTGGATGCTCAGCACGAGTCAGGCAGGAGCAGCTCGAGGGGAAGCTTACCATGTGACAG TCCTCCAAGATCTCAGACTCCTTTGCATCTGCGCAGGGGCTCAGAGATCCACAGCTCTGGAGAAAAAAACAGCTCACAG TCAGAGGAAGACTATCTAGAGCGGAGGAAAGAAGTTGAGATTCTGATGAAGAAAAACGCAGACTGGATCTGGGATTGGTCAAGTAGACCCGAAAACCTGCCGCCCAA GGAGTTTTTGCTGAGGCACCCGAAGCGCTCCAGCACCCTCAGCATAAGGAACACCAGTATGATGAAGAAGGGAGGGATCTTCTCTGCAGAATTCCTCAAAGTTTTCCTGCCCTCTCTGGTCCTTTCACACATCCTTGCTGTGGGTCTTGG GGTGTACATTGGAAGGCGTTTAACTACCTCTGGCACCTTTTAA